The window AGTATGAATATGGGTTCTGTCCATGTGAATCAGGGTTAGAGCATCAACACCCCTTAAGACAAAGGGGATATGATCACTTGGCACACCGATTTCGCTAGTACAGTCGATTCCCCTGTCTAGAGCAAATTCATATACTTGCTTTCGAAAACGTTCCCTGTCACTCATTATGGTTAAGGGCACTTCTTCCTTGGAGCCAACCATATCCATGTTTATGACAGTGGTTTTGGTCAAGGGGAATAGTGGGTTGTTAACATAGTTGGTGGAACCGAAAAGGCCCATTTCTTCACCGTTAAAAGCAACAAAGACAATGGATTTGTCTGGAGAAAACCCGGCAGCTTGTAGTGTGCCGGCAATTTCCATCATGGCAGCTACTCCGGAAGCGTTATCCAGGGCGCCCGGCTGGTAGGTGCCGTCTTTATTCTCGCCAACATGATCCAGGTGGGCGCCAATAATGATGGCGTTATCCTGCAGCTCTTCGTCAACTCCGGGGATGATCCCGATAACATTGGCCACCTCTGCATCCTTATAGATGTAATAGGCTGATACAGAGAGCTCAAGGTTGTCATCGGCGGCCCCTGCCAACTCATCAAAAACATCCTGAGTACAATACAGCACAAAGGGCCCATCATCATTATTAAAACCGGTTTGCCGGTAATCTGTTACCACCTGATATATGTTGGGAGTAATGTTATAGGAATCATTTAATCTGCTATCGAGATTGAAAATGATGCCCTTCACCTTGTAATCGGACGCAAGGATTTTTTGCAGTATTGCATGGGGGCCATCAGGATGCCCTCCCGGGATAAGTGGTTGATCAATTATCACAAACTTATCTGCGTAGCTCTGAATATCGTTGAGGGTCGGTTCATCCTTAATAACTGCGATTTCTCCCTGAACATCACCCTCAATTTTCAAGCCGGGCCAAAAGGTCATGAACTGAAAATCGTGGGCGAATTTGAATTCCTTTACTGCATCTCCCGTTGGATTAACTATACTTAACTCCGGAGTAGCTTCAGTAAGGATTACTTTTTGCTCGTACCCTTGCCGATAATCAGTTAAACTGTGATGACTTTCAAGCCCGATTGATTGAAAATACTCGGCTATGTAATCCACGGTCAGAGCGTTTCCCTCTGTTCCCGTCAGTCGCCCACCGTACTTGGGCAGGGTCAGCTCTTGGATGGTTTCCAGGGCGCGGTCAACGTCGATGTAGGACTCCAAGGGTTGGTCATTGCTGTTAACGCATGCCGCTACCGAAAATACGAGGAAAATAATAATCAGACTGGTGAAACATTTTACTTTTTTTCTCATTGTATTGCTCCCTCCCTAAAAAGAATCTGGTTCCTTGGGTTAAAAAAGATTATCATTTCTATTTTAAAAAGGTAATTTTGTAACAATCTTTTCACATTCCCCAAAGACACAGGAGGCTGTGCTGACAGCCTCCTGTGTTTACTTTAGTCTTCTTCGATTGTTTCGTTCTTGGTGGCCATCATTTTCTTGAGCAGCTTGAGTTTGACATAGCCCCCGGCGACAACGACGATGGCAATCAGGATCCACCAGTACCATTCCAATCCAAACAACATTTCTCTAACCTCCTTAGCGTTGCGCAGGGCAATCGTCAGGTCCTGGCGAAACAGAAGCCAGAGGTTGTGGGCGTTCATGTCAGTTCCCGTCCGGTGAGCTTGATGAAGATCTGTTCCAGGGTCGCTTCCTGGGAGTGGATAGTTTGCGCCTTGCCA of the Bacillota bacterium genome contains:
- a CDS encoding Zn-dependent exopeptidase M28 — its product is MRKKVKCFTSLIIIFLVFSVAACVNSNDQPLESYIDVDRALETIQELTLPKYGGRLTGTEGNALTVDYIAEYFQSIGLESHHSLTDYRQGYEQKVILTEATPELSIVNPTGDAVKEFKFAHDFQFMTFWPGLKIEGDVQGEIAVIKDEPTLNDIQSYADKFVIIDQPLIPGGHPDGPHAILQKILASDYKVKGIIFNLDSRLNDSYNITPNIYQVVTDYRQTGFNNDDGPFVLYCTQDVFDELAGAADDNLELSVSAYYIYKDAEVANVIGIIPGVDEELQDNAIIIGAHLDHVGENKDGTYQPGALDNASGVAAMMEIAGTLQAAGFSPDKSIVFVAFNGEEMGLFGSTNYVNNPLFPLTKTTVINMDMVGSKEEVPLTIMSDRERFRKQVYEFALDRGIDCTSEIGVPSDHIPFVLRGVDALTLIHMDRTHIHTYNDTMENIDRNRLEEVIRLVIAYIEEAAFEK